The Candidatus Zixiibacteriota bacterium genome includes a region encoding these proteins:
- a CDS encoding sugar ABC transporter permease, whose amino-acid sequence MRRSRLTALLLLSPWILSFAVFWLFPLVYSLVMGFTDYRLLAPAWRWIGLANYRSLLADESFLAAVENTFIFVLGTVPVTTVIALGLALLVNRQFPGRGLFRAGYFIPSITSMVVVALIFTNLYQRGGYIAALAAMVGLPAPEHGFLFSDKTALASIMAMDVWMAVGYYMLIFLAGLKSIPDELYEAARIQGAGRARQFFSITLPLLRPVALFIVVINSIKSFQVFVEIFVMTKGKFDTASMVYFIYDAGLTTAFRFGYASAAAYLLFLIIAVFSVVQFALLRRRQPLW is encoded by the coding sequence ATGAGGCGCTCGCGGCTCACCGCCCTGCTCCTCCTGTCCCCCTGGATTCTCAGCTTCGCGGTGTTCTGGCTGTTTCCCCTGGTGTACTCGCTGGTGATGGGGTTCACCGACTACCGTCTCCTCGCCCCGGCCTGGCGCTGGATTGGCTTGGCCAATTACCGGAGCCTGCTGGCCGACGAGAGCTTCCTCGCCGCGGTGGAGAACACTTTCATCTTTGTCCTCGGGACCGTGCCCGTCACCACCGTCATCGCGCTCGGCCTCGCTCTCCTGGTGAACCGGCAGTTTCCCGGACGCGGCCTCTTCCGCGCCGGCTATTTTATTCCCTCGATCACCTCCATGGTTGTCGTCGCCCTGATTTTCACCAACCTCTACCAACGGGGAGGGTATATCGCCGCCCTCGCCGCGATGGTCGGCCTGCCGGCGCCGGAGCACGGTTTCCTATTCAGCGACAAGACCGCGCTCGCCTCCATCATGGCGATGGATGTCTGGATGGCGGTCGGGTACTACATGCTCATCTTTCTCGCCGGCCTGAAGTCGATTCCCGACGAGTTGTACGAGGCTGCCCGCATCCAGGGGGCCGGCCGCGCGCGCCAGTTCTTCTCCATCACCCTCCCCCTGCTCCGCCCGGTCGCGCTCTTCATCGTCGTCATCAACTCGATCAAGTCGTTCCAGGTCTTCGTCGAGATTTTCGTCATGACCAAGGGCAAGTTCGACACCGCCTCAATGGTATACTTCATCTATGACGCCGGGCTGACCACCGCCTTCCGCTTCGGTTACGCCTCGGCCGCCGCCTACCTCCTGTTCCTCATCATCGCGGTCTTCTCCGTGGTGCAGTTCGCGCTCCTGCGGCGGAGGCAGCCGCTGTGGTAG
- a CDS encoding extracellular solute-binding protein, with translation MRIRATILAAALLLAGPARAATVEWWQFWTDPAIKPVIEQMVAEFEQANPDIKVRLTDLTWANGHEKIVLAFSSGTAPDVVELGSDWIAQFAANGRLADLSGLVAGDTAGYDGWSMAADRGGLYAWPWILGTRVLFGNRDLITRAGYDTAFYPVNWPQLTEAAKKVRALGPNFYGWGSNTAEKHRLYKKYLPFFWSAGAQLFSDDGRMCVVASSRAVSALRTYQQLHDSAGYVDTQRGIEDAFLDGRIGFIISGDWLLKRIELENRRINLISTLIPGPKFPGRSFLGGEFLAVSADSDVKEAALRLIRFVTSPVNQVRFCRANRSANPSSREAQRDPYFASNPHLQTFIAALKSAQHPPVDPDWVYIEDILEKAVEEALFGSHLVAVPLLEARYKIEELKGLK, from the coding sequence ATGAGAATACGTGCGACGATCCTTGCGGCCGCGCTCCTTCTGGCCGGCCCGGCCCGCGCCGCCACGGTGGAATGGTGGCAGTTCTGGACCGACCCGGCCATCAAACCGGTCATCGAACAAATGGTGGCCGAGTTTGAACAGGCCAACCCCGACATCAAAGTGCGCCTGACCGATCTCACCTGGGCGAACGGCCACGAGAAAATCGTCCTGGCTTTCTCCTCGGGCACGGCCCCGGACGTGGTGGAACTCGGCTCCGACTGGATCGCCCAGTTCGCCGCCAACGGGCGGCTCGCCGATCTTTCCGGCCTGGTCGCCGGCGACACCGCCGGGTACGATGGCTGGAGCATGGCCGCTGACCGCGGCGGGCTGTATGCCTGGCCCTGGATTCTCGGCACCCGCGTCCTCTTCGGCAACCGCGACCTGATCACCCGCGCCGGCTACGACACTGCCTTCTACCCGGTCAACTGGCCGCAACTGACGGAGGCGGCGAAGAAAGTCCGGGCGCTCGGCCCCAACTTCTACGGTTGGGGGTCCAACACGGCCGAAAAGCACCGCCTCTATAAGAAGTACCTGCCGTTTTTCTGGTCGGCAGGCGCCCAGTTGTTTTCCGATGACGGCCGGATGTGCGTGGTGGCCTCCTCGCGCGCCGTCAGTGCCCTCCGGACCTACCAGCAATTGCACGACTCCGCCGGCTATGTCGACACCCAGCGCGGTATCGAGGACGCCTTCCTCGACGGACGCATCGGGTTCATCATTTCCGGGGACTGGCTGCTCAAGCGGATCGAGCTGGAGAACCGGCGAATCAACTTGATATCGACGCTGATCCCCGGCCCGAAATTCCCCGGGCGCTCGTTCCTCGGCGGCGAGTTCCTGGCCGTGAGCGCCGACTCCGACGTGAAGGAGGCTGCCCTGAGGCTGATCCGCTTCGTCACCTCCCCGGTCAACCAGGTCCGTTTCTGCCGGGCCAACCGTTCGGCCAACCCCTCGAGCCGCGAGGCCCAAAGGGATCCCTATTTCGCCTCCAACCCCCACCTGCAGACCTTCATCGCAGCCCTCAAGTCCGCCCAGCATCCGCCGGTCGATCCCGACTGGGTTTATATCGAGGACATTCTCGAGAAAGCCGTGGAGGAGGCGCTCTTCGGGTCGCACCTGGTGGCCGTGCCGCTGCTGGAGGCCCGGTACAAGATCGAGGAGTTGAAGGGGCTCAAATGA
- a CDS encoding DUF72 domain-containing protein: MEIRIGTSGFSFEDWRGSFYPETIDKGKMLDYYVERFSTVEINSTYYRIPHPAVMRNLAKKAPEGFDFVVKLPQSVTHRRQDIEEDLRQFLQAVEPMEASGKLSGLLAQFPYSFRFSPDSLDYLGALRAALAPRPLFTEFRHRSWVNRTMYDRLRAEGIGYVCVDEPELPNLIKPDLFTTGPTAYLRLHGRNAEYWWEGGALRYDYRYSREQLEEWKQKIGKLAAKGEAAKLYVYFNNCHLGQAAANAVEMRELLGL, from the coding sequence GTGGAAATACGCATCGGCACATCGGGATTCAGCTTCGAGGATTGGAGAGGCAGCTTCTATCCGGAGACGATCGACAAGGGGAAAATGCTGGACTACTACGTGGAGCGGTTCTCGACCGTCGAGATCAACTCCACCTACTACCGTATCCCGCACCCGGCGGTGATGAGAAATCTGGCGAAGAAGGCGCCCGAGGGATTCGACTTTGTGGTGAAACTGCCGCAGTCGGTCACGCACCGGCGGCAGGACATCGAGGAGGATCTCCGGCAGTTCCTGCAGGCGGTCGAGCCGATGGAGGCGTCGGGGAAGCTGTCCGGCCTGCTGGCCCAGTTTCCCTATTCGTTCCGGTTCAGCCCGGACAGCCTGGACTACCTGGGCGCGCTCCGGGCCGCCCTCGCCCCCCGGCCGCTGTTCACCGAGTTCCGCCACCGGAGTTGGGTGAACCGTACCATGTATGACCGCCTCCGGGCGGAAGGGATCGGCTACGTCTGCGTGGACGAACCGGAACTGCCCAACCTGATCAAGCCGGATCTGTTCACGACCGGGCCGACCGCCTACCTGCGGCTCCACGGCCGCAACGCCGAGTACTGGTGGGAGGGGGGAGCGCTGCGCTATGACTACCGCTACTCGCGCGAACAACTGGAGGAGTGGAAGCAGAAGATCGGCAAACTGGCGGCCAAGGGAGAGGCCGCGAAGCTGTATGTCTATTTCAACAACTGCCACCTGGGACAGGCGGCGGCCAACGCCGTCGAAATGAGAGAACTATTGGGGCTGTGA
- a CDS encoding ATP-binding cassette domain-containing protein, whose product MQLTLDHIRKEFDGKVAVNDLSLEVPEGVIYGIIGPNGAGKTTTIRMVMNITVPDRGRVLVDGRTAGPDFNNRVGYLPEERGLYKKMTLEEVILYMAELKGVGRREMLPKIGPWLERMNLAAYRHRKVEELSKGMAQKLQFVTTIIHEPEIVILDELFSGLDPINIELIKDILLEIKRSGRTILFSTHVMEQAEKLCDHVCMIAGGEKVLDGPLGRVKAQFGENTIQLEIEGDALFVGELPGVRNVTQFTNYIEIDLGDGARPNEILRAVTDRVPVRRFQIIEPSLYSIFIRMARPESDAAAAGGEAAHA is encoded by the coding sequence ATGCAGTTGACGCTCGATCATATTCGCAAGGAATTTGACGGCAAGGTGGCCGTCAACGATCTCTCGCTCGAAGTGCCCGAGGGGGTGATCTACGGCATCATCGGGCCCAACGGGGCGGGCAAGACAACGACCATCCGTATGGTCATGAATATCACCGTCCCGGACCGGGGGCGGGTGCTGGTCGACGGCCGCACGGCCGGTCCCGATTTCAACAACCGCGTCGGGTATCTTCCCGAAGAGCGGGGACTGTACAAGAAGATGACGCTCGAAGAGGTCATCCTCTACATGGCCGAGCTCAAAGGGGTCGGGCGGCGCGAGATGCTGCCGAAAATCGGCCCCTGGCTGGAGCGCATGAACCTGGCGGCCTACCGCCACCGCAAGGTCGAGGAGCTGTCCAAGGGAATGGCGCAGAAACTCCAGTTCGTCACCACCATCATCCACGAACCGGAAATCGTCATCCTCGACGAGCTGTTCTCCGGCCTCGACCCGATCAACATCGAACTGATCAAGGACATCCTCCTGGAGATCAAGCGCTCCGGCCGGACGATTCTCTTTTCGACCCACGTGATGGAACAGGCCGAGAAGCTGTGCGACCACGTGTGCATGATCGCGGGCGGGGAGAAGGTGCTCGACGGTCCCCTGGGCCGGGTGAAAGCGCAGTTCGGCGAGAACACGATCCAACTGGAAATCGAGGGGGACGCCCTCTTTGTGGGAGAGCTGCCGGGGGTCAGGAATGTCACCCAGTTCACCAATTACATCGAAATCGATCTGGGGGACGGAGCGCGGCCCAACGAGATTCTCCGGGCGGTGACCGACCGCGTGCCGGTGCGGCGGTTTCAGATAATCGAACCTTCCCTCTACAGCATCTTCATCCGCATGGCCCGGCCCGAATCGGACGCGGCCGCAGCCGGCGGGGAGGCCGCCCATGCGTAA
- a CDS encoding ABC transporter permease yields MRKFWVVFKREYAQVVKKKSFLIGVLLTPALMAGFVVLPMLLADPGLDRPQSIAIIDQSSAGFGERLQERLVEVKIKETEAPLYDFRGFFTVAPGDDPGYRRVLDSLTAAINAQELKYVVVIRPNPQLSDTGVFAVTNATNFTILQTIENHASQLLSMERLRQSHVNVSVDSVLALTRRLDLQVRDAKGETMPFEYKYFGALIFVMVMFGMILGYGQMVMRSVIDEKNSRIMEVLISSVTPFQLMLGKVLGLGAATFTQAAIWVALGAVLYANKAALSVDSSIDRLLFNPVIVVFFVLYLTTGYLLFSTLFALVGSIVNSEKEAQNFVFPITMSLVLPVMIGIHVVQEPNSTLSLVLSYIPFLTPTMMMMRIIFIAPTMTEYSLFGGIVGQAVLGFVLVSLTTVAVIWLTAKIFRVGILMYGKRPTLPEIVKWVRY; encoded by the coding sequence ATGCGTAAATTCTGGGTCGTCTTCAAGCGCGAGTACGCGCAGGTGGTCAAGAAGAAATCGTTTCTCATCGGCGTGCTGCTCACGCCGGCGCTCATGGCCGGGTTCGTGGTGCTCCCGATGCTGCTGGCCGACCCGGGGCTGGACCGGCCCCAGTCGATCGCCATCATCGACCAGAGCAGCGCCGGATTCGGCGAGCGGCTCCAGGAGCGGCTGGTCGAGGTCAAGATCAAGGAAACCGAAGCCCCCCTGTATGACTTCCGCGGCTTTTTCACGGTCGCCCCCGGGGACGACCCGGGCTACCGGCGGGTGCTCGATTCGCTCACCGCGGCGATCAACGCCCAGGAACTCAAATACGTGGTGGTGATTCGGCCGAACCCCCAGTTGTCCGACACGGGTGTATTTGCGGTCACCAACGCCACCAATTTCACCATCCTCCAGACAATCGAGAATCACGCCTCGCAGCTTTTGTCGATGGAGCGGCTGCGGCAGTCCCACGTCAATGTGAGTGTCGATTCCGTTCTCGCCCTGACGCGCCGGCTGGATCTCCAGGTGCGGGACGCGAAGGGGGAGACGATGCCGTTCGAGTACAAGTATTTCGGCGCGCTCATCTTCGTCATGGTCATGTTCGGGATGATTCTCGGATACGGCCAGATGGTGATGCGGAGCGTGATCGACGAGAAGAACTCGCGCATCATGGAAGTCCTGATCTCCTCGGTCACCCCGTTCCAGCTTATGCTCGGGAAAGTGCTGGGGCTGGGGGCGGCGACCTTCACGCAGGCGGCGATCTGGGTGGCGCTCGGCGCCGTGCTGTATGCAAACAAGGCCGCGCTCAGCGTCGACAGCTCGATCGACCGGCTCCTGTTCAACCCGGTCATCGTGGTCTTCTTCGTGCTCTACCTGACGACCGGGTACCTGCTGTTCTCGACGCTCTTCGCGCTGGTCGGATCGATCGTCAATTCCGAGAAGGAAGCGCAGAATTTCGTGTTCCCGATCACCATGTCGCTCGTGCTGCCGGTCATGATCGGGATCCACGTCGTGCAGGAACCCAACTCGACGCTGTCGCTGGTGCTCTCGTACATTCCGTTTCTCACGCCCACGATGATGATGATGCGGATCATCTTCATCGCCCCGACCATGACCGAGTACTCGCTCTTCGGGGGAATCGTCGGCCAGGCGGTGCTCGGCTTCGTGCTGGTGTCGCTGACGACGGTGGCGGTGATCTGGCTGACGGCGAAGATATTCCGCGTGGGAATCCTGATGTACGGCAAGCGGCCGACGCTGCCGGAGATAGTCAAATGGGTGAGATACTAG
- a CDS encoding D-alanyl-D-alanine carboxypeptidase, with the protein MIVKRTTLPSVLIMLAAFVFFSANTVYFLEAEDGPGLSPLQRNYQFDFSTVREGPRLNTKAAILVDYENGRVLYAKEADEVRPIASISKLVTAMVVLDKGIDMSRTETITQEDAKESSRSRLRVGYELTIRDLLHAALMNSDNRAARALARVTSGSYGDFAKAMNKKARKLGLRNTYFVEPTGLSEQNVSTAHEVAKILHYAYDYPLIREISSKESYRVRVLNRKHASVSMSNTNGLMHSQFRVLSGKTGYIRESDYCLTTMVRDRTGRRLTAVVLGVPGDKLRFRECRRLIEWGYKSCADLAT; encoded by the coding sequence ATGATCGTCAAGCGCACTACCCTGCCGAGCGTGCTGATCATGCTCGCCGCATTCGTGTTCTTCTCGGCCAACACCGTCTATTTCCTGGAGGCCGAGGACGGGCCGGGGCTTTCACCGCTCCAGCGCAACTACCAGTTCGATTTCTCGACCGTGCGGGAGGGACCGCGGCTCAACACCAAGGCGGCGATCCTGGTCGACTACGAAAACGGCCGGGTGCTCTATGCGAAAGAGGCCGACGAGGTCCGGCCGATCGCCTCGATCAGCAAGCTGGTGACCGCCATGGTCGTGCTCGACAAGGGGATTGACATGAGCCGGACCGAGACCATCACCCAGGAGGACGCGAAGGAATCGTCGCGCTCGCGCCTCCGCGTCGGGTACGAACTGACCATCCGGGATCTGCTCCACGCGGCGCTGATGAACTCGGACAACCGCGCCGCGCGGGCGCTCGCCCGCGTCACCTCCGGATCGTACGGCGATTTCGCCAAGGCGATGAACAAGAAAGCGCGCAAGCTCGGGCTGCGGAACACCTACTTCGTCGAGCCGACCGGTCTCTCGGAACAGAATGTTTCGACCGCGCACGAGGTCGCCAAGATTCTCCACTACGCCTACGACTATCCGCTCATAAGGGAGATTTCCAGCAAGGAGTCCTACCGGGTGCGGGTTCTGAACCGCAAGCACGCGAGCGTGAGCATGTCCAACACCAACGGCCTCATGCACTCGCAGTTCCGCGTGCTCTCGGGGAAAACGGGATATATCAGGGAATCGGACTACTGTCTGACGACCATGGTGCGCGACCGGACCGGCCGCCGTCTCACGGCGGTGGTGCTCGGCGTGCCGGGGGACAAGCTCCGCTTCCGGGAATGCCGGCGCCTGATCGAGTGGGGGTACAAATCCTGCGCCGATCTGGCCACCTGA